The [Bacillus] selenitireducens MLS10 genome includes a region encoding these proteins:
- the hpt gene encoding hypoxanthine phosphoribosyltransferase, whose protein sequence is MDYEIKGTMLSEEVIQNRVKELALEIEEAFQGERITLVAVLKGSFMFAADLMRHISGSVEIDFISVSSYGNQTESTGKVRLLKDLDSNITGENVVVVEDIVDSGLTLHFLMDHFKMHQPKALKICALLDKPERREVEDLTLDYVGFQIPDEFIVGYGIDYAQQYRNLPYIASVAPKKETV, encoded by the coding sequence GTGGATTACGAAATCAAAGGGACGATGCTCAGTGAAGAGGTCATTCAGAATCGGGTAAAGGAACTGGCTTTGGAGATTGAAGAGGCGTTTCAGGGAGAGCGGATCACGCTTGTGGCGGTACTGAAAGGCTCGTTTATGTTTGCGGCGGATCTTATGCGTCACATCAGCGGCAGTGTGGAGATCGATTTTATTTCGGTGTCAAGCTACGGCAATCAGACGGAATCAACAGGGAAGGTCCGGCTGTTGAAGGATCTGGATTCCAATATTACCGGTGAGAATGTGGTCGTCGTGGAAGATATCGTGGACAGCGGCCTGACGCTGCATTTTCTGATGGATCACTTCAAGATGCACCAGCCGAAGGCGCTCAAAATCTGTGCGCTCCTGGATAAACCGGAACGCCGTGAAGTGGAAGATCTGACGCTTGACTATGTCGGCTTTCAGATACCGGATGAGTTCATTGTCGGTTACGGGATCGATTACGCCCAACAGTACCGGAACCTCCCGTATATCGCGAGTGTTGCGCCGAAAAAAGAGACGGTGTAA
- a CDS encoding histidine phosphatase family protein yields the protein MKQVKLYLIRHGVTAWNREGKYLGHTDEPILEESYPVIDQLQPIVDAFGNASITSSDLLRCRQTAERLFRPEDIHFDSRLREMQFGTWEGKTKNDLSGDPAFETWLNDYHLSLIPEGEGAEAFSSRVLGWWKDYTSRADFESEPHIVVAHGGVIRVLMIHLTGGKLGDFWDWKVPHGTAFQLDLEQTPSGWQAQGWSRLP from the coding sequence TTGAAACAAGTAAAACTTTATTTAATCCGCCACGGCGTCACCGCCTGGAACCGTGAGGGAAAATACCTCGGCCACACCGATGAACCGATCCTCGAGGAATCCTATCCTGTGATCGATCAGTTACAACCCATCGTCGATGCATTCGGTAATGCCTCAATTACATCGAGTGATCTGCTTCGCTGCCGGCAGACCGCGGAACGCCTCTTTCGTCCTGAAGACATCCACTTCGACAGCCGTCTGCGGGAAATGCAGTTCGGCACATGGGAAGGCAAGACAAAAAACGACCTGAGTGGCGATCCGGCATTTGAAACGTGGCTGAATGACTATCATCTCAGCCTGATTCCTGAAGGGGAAGGAGCGGAAGCCTTCTCAAGCCGGGTCCTCGGTTGGTGGAAGGATTATACATCGAGAGCGGATTTTGAGTCAGAACCGCATATCGTTGTCGCTCACGGCGGCGTGATCCGGGTGTTGATGATTCACCTCACCGGAGGGAAACTCGGCGATTTCTGGGACTGGAAAGTGCCCCATGGGACAGCCTTTCAGCTTGATCTCGAACAAACCCCTTCAGGTTGGCAAGCCCAGGGCTGGTCACGGCTCCCCTGA
- a CDS encoding DUF6508 domain-containing protein has protein sequence MGEEFTTERIDAYIAYFEKGEALYYRWPDSGIVKTGGILEVTEPDYEEGVLTFVEDVLASSWYDPGYLAVMQDIDPGAPVTSEEIRRLTRKETAALLTFYIRGEKFAPGTWVSAIQNGLFTALLYQMKRLIRLEKGTSSSGEP, from the coding sequence ATGGGTGAGGAGTTCACCACAGAACGGATCGATGCGTATATTGCCTATTTTGAAAAAGGGGAAGCCCTTTATTACCGGTGGCCTGACAGTGGGATCGTGAAGACCGGGGGCATTCTCGAAGTCACGGAACCGGATTATGAAGAAGGCGTACTCACATTTGTGGAGGACGTACTTGCTTCGTCCTGGTACGATCCCGGTTATCTTGCCGTTATGCAGGACATCGATCCGGGGGCTCCGGTAACGTCAGAGGAGATCCGCCGGCTCACCCGTAAGGAGACAGCGGCACTGCTTACCTTCTACATCCGTGGTGAAAAATTCGCACCCGGCACATGGGTGTCGGCCATTCAAAACGGGCTTTTTACAGCGCTGTTGTATCAGATGAAACGACTGATACGCCTCGAGAAAGGAACCTCTTCATCAGGGGAGCCGTGA
- a CDS encoding methyl-accepting chemotaxis protein yields the protein MWRKMSISLKMIVIVVVLMLLLTTGLQTYNLQSTASLNETYLEENDKQIEASINQELDSVFQQLRIGMDIVRHSPEIVDAFDERDRDELSTRTLPIMEDLREIGIAQFQFHLPDATSFFRAHDPETFGDDLSSFRHTVTEANSEERVVSGLERGVAGAGFRYVVPVSANGTHIGTMELGLGLNEVLLTSFQSNFGGEWIFVDLEDGETLVATGDDSIHPPPNTEHVNTLGSGEALTIEQGNYRSHLIPLADYSGDYQWYLQRTDDQSALIAEQRAETIQSTLFSAGFTLFAILVITWFTRRSLKPLQAMSAYADRIAAGDFTSDPVSYRNDDEIGKLASAFTAMVKAWRGVLGNVTDSSQQVASTAEELSASSEETSRATEDISQAIQDISNASDEQSKSVASVRNVVSSVNEKMSGITTEMNEATEASRQTEDAAVTGENVVNRSLKQMTDIQSSNESMSGTITDLGNTSREIGHVTQLITDIAEQTNLLALNAAIEASRAGESGRGFAVVADEVRKLAEQSGEAGKNIHRLISTIQERIDEAIRKTNENNGEIQAGIQSVEEAGSSFTVITAHISSMASQIQSVQQSVRDVTEQIHELNSFTDETEEMTRSMSDNTQNVAAAAEEQHASVEEVSAAADTLAKMAEELQDQVSRFKL from the coding sequence ATGTGGCGCAAGATGAGCATTTCACTCAAGATGATCGTCATCGTCGTCGTTTTGATGTTGCTTTTGACAACCGGTCTTCAGACGTACAACCTGCAGTCCACCGCTTCACTGAATGAAACATACCTGGAGGAAAACGATAAACAGATCGAAGCCAGTATCAATCAGGAACTTGACAGCGTCTTTCAACAACTGAGAATCGGGATGGATATCGTCCGCCATTCCCCGGAAATCGTCGACGCTTTTGACGAGCGCGACCGGGATGAGCTCAGTACAAGGACCCTTCCGATTATGGAGGACCTGCGGGAGATTGGCATTGCTCAGTTTCAGTTTCATCTTCCGGATGCCACCTCATTCTTTCGCGCTCACGATCCGGAAACCTTCGGAGACGACCTGAGTTCATTTCGACATACCGTAACGGAGGCAAACAGCGAAGAAAGGGTCGTATCCGGTCTTGAACGGGGTGTGGCCGGAGCGGGCTTCCGCTATGTCGTGCCTGTATCTGCCAATGGCACACACATTGGCACAATGGAGCTCGGTCTCGGTCTGAACGAGGTGCTTTTGACATCGTTTCAGTCCAACTTTGGCGGTGAATGGATTTTTGTCGACCTTGAAGACGGCGAAACGCTCGTTGCAACCGGAGACGACAGCATTCACCCTCCCCCGAATACGGAACATGTCAACACTCTCGGATCCGGTGAAGCCCTGACCATTGAACAAGGCAACTACCGCTCTCACCTGATCCCGCTTGCTGATTATTCCGGGGATTATCAGTGGTATTTGCAACGGACCGATGATCAGAGTGCACTGATTGCCGAGCAGCGGGCCGAAACCATTCAGTCCACCCTGTTCAGTGCGGGCTTCACGCTCTTTGCCATCCTCGTCATCACCTGGTTTACGAGACGCTCACTGAAGCCTCTGCAGGCAATGAGCGCTTACGCAGACCGGATTGCGGCCGGCGACTTCACGTCGGATCCCGTCTCGTACCGCAACGATGACGAAATCGGCAAACTCGCCAGTGCCTTTACGGCCATGGTCAAAGCATGGCGGGGCGTTCTCGGGAACGTCACCGACAGCTCCCAACAGGTTGCCTCCACCGCGGAAGAACTGTCCGCAAGCAGCGAGGAGACGAGCAGGGCAACTGAAGATATTTCACAGGCCATTCAGGATATCTCGAATGCCTCAGACGAGCAGTCCAAAAGCGTCGCGTCCGTCCGGAACGTTGTCTCTTCCGTCAATGAGAAAATGAGCGGCATCACGACCGAGATGAATGAAGCCACAGAAGCAAGCCGCCAGACCGAAGATGCCGCAGTAACCGGTGAGAACGTTGTGAACCGCTCTCTCAAGCAGATGACCGATATCCAGTCGTCCAATGAATCCATGAGCGGAACGATCACGGACCTTGGCAACACATCCAGGGAAATCGGCCACGTCACGCAGCTCATTACCGACATTGCCGAACAGACGAATCTCCTTGCACTGAATGCGGCCATCGAAGCCTCCCGCGCAGGTGAAAGCGGACGAGGATTTGCAGTTGTCGCCGATGAAGTGCGTAAGCTCGCTGAACAGTCCGGCGAAGCAGGGAAAAACATTCACCGCCTCATCTCGACAATTCAGGAACGCATTGATGAAGCGATTCGCAAAACGAATGAGAATAATGGCGAAATTCAGGCCGGGATTCAGTCCGTTGAAGAAGCAGGCTCGTCTTTCACTGTCATTACGGCACATATTTCCTCGATGGCCTCTCAAATCCAATCGGTCCAGCAGTCTGTCAGGGACGTTACCGAACAGATTCATGAACTGAACAGCTTCACTGACGAAACCGAAGAGATGACCCGTTCGATGAGTGACAACACCCAGAACGTCGCCGCTGCGGCTGAAGAACAGCACGCATCCGTTGAAGAGGTATCCGCCGCTGCGGACACCCTAGCCAAGATGGCAGAAGAGCTTCAGGATCAGGTCTCCCGCTTTAAACTGTAA
- a CDS encoding heavy metal translocating P-type ATPase, which produces MATEHTLKAKNNQAGQIPVWRFLNKHKELLFAGAGGLFLVAGFIMDRMDASAVAIVLFLLAYTIGGYYKAKEGVTDLVMDRRLNAEILMMLAAIGAASIGYWEEGAILIFIFSVSGALETYTMQKSEKDLSSLLSMAPDTALVIGENGDLIPTPLDDVQIGDRVMIRSNERIPVDSTVISGTSAVDESALTGEAVPVEKSSGSKLFNGAMNGNGTLTAEVTRRNEDSLFQKMISLVKQAKAERPETQRWIERIEGPYVISVLLATVLLFSVPYLFLDWAFTDAFYRAMVLLVVASPCAIVASVMPAMLSAISTGARNGVLMKGGVFMEQLSKANVIAFDKTGTITEGTPKVTDFHCPSDEQNILAAVLAVEQQSNHPLAKALVTYAEDNLQSREVPAPESVDDLTGFGVKSRIAGSDWHIGSLSLMKQLGAEHLDANATDTIASWQSEGKTIVCAAKNGTFAAAFAIKDQIRPGVMETLAILHKNGIDTVMITGDQEQTAKVIAEEAGVSSWFSESLPEDKVNEVARLKERYDSVIMVGDGVNDAPALAKADIGIAMGSGTDVAIDTADLVLMKNDLSKIDLSVTLSKRMNRIIIQNLIFSISVILVLITANFFQSLTLPLGVIGHEVSTILVILNGLRLLKGH; this is translated from the coding sequence ATGGCTACTGAACATACCCTGAAGGCAAAGAATAACCAGGCTGGTCAAATCCCTGTTTGGCGGTTTCTGAACAAACATAAAGAGCTTCTGTTCGCCGGTGCAGGCGGATTGTTTCTCGTTGCCGGCTTCATTATGGACAGGATGGACGCGTCTGCCGTGGCCATTGTGCTGTTTCTGTTGGCCTATACCATCGGCGGCTACTATAAGGCGAAAGAGGGCGTGACGGATCTCGTCATGGACCGGCGTCTCAATGCCGAGATCCTCATGATGCTGGCCGCTATCGGGGCCGCTTCCATCGGCTACTGGGAAGAAGGGGCGATACTCATCTTTATCTTCTCTGTCAGCGGTGCCCTTGAGACCTACACGATGCAAAAAAGTGAAAAAGACCTCTCTTCCCTGCTGTCCATGGCCCCGGATACGGCTCTAGTAATCGGAGAGAACGGGGACCTGATACCCACACCCCTTGACGATGTTCAGATCGGGGACCGGGTGATGATCCGCTCAAACGAACGGATCCCGGTGGACAGCACTGTCATCAGCGGCACATCCGCCGTCGATGAATCCGCTTTGACCGGTGAAGCAGTTCCTGTTGAGAAATCCAGCGGCAGTAAACTGTTTAACGGGGCCATGAACGGCAACGGGACACTGACGGCTGAGGTCACCCGCCGTAACGAGGATTCCCTCTTTCAGAAAATGATCAGCTTGGTCAAACAGGCCAAGGCTGAGCGCCCGGAAACACAGCGCTGGATTGAACGGATTGAAGGACCGTACGTCATCAGTGTCCTACTCGCCACCGTCCTGCTTTTCTCTGTACCCTATCTCTTTTTGGACTGGGCCTTTACCGACGCCTTTTACCGCGCGATGGTCCTGCTCGTCGTCGCCTCACCCTGTGCCATCGTGGCCTCTGTCATGCCCGCCATGCTCTCAGCCATTTCCACCGGAGCACGAAACGGCGTACTGATGAAGGGGGGCGTCTTCATGGAACAGCTCTCCAAAGCGAACGTCATCGCCTTTGATAAGACAGGGACGATCACGGAAGGAACGCCAAAAGTCACGGACTTCCACTGTCCCTCAGATGAACAAAACATCCTCGCTGCCGTTTTGGCCGTGGAACAGCAGTCAAACCACCCGTTAGCAAAGGCCCTTGTGACGTATGCCGAAGATAACCTGCAATCGAGAGAAGTGCCGGCTCCTGAATCCGTCGACGACCTGACCGGGTTCGGTGTGAAAAGCCGGATCGCCGGTAGCGACTGGCACATCGGCAGTCTGTCACTTATGAAACAGCTCGGTGCCGAACACCTGGATGCCAATGCGACCGACACAATCGCATCGTGGCAGTCTGAAGGAAAAACCATTGTCTGCGCAGCAAAAAACGGCACATTCGCCGCCGCTTTTGCCATTAAAGACCAGATCCGTCCCGGCGTGATGGAAACTCTCGCCATCCTGCATAAAAATGGTATCGACACCGTCATGATCACGGGCGATCAGGAACAGACCGCCAAAGTCATCGCCGAAGAAGCCGGGGTATCGAGCTGGTTTTCTGAAAGTCTCCCGGAAGATAAGGTGAATGAAGTCGCCCGGCTGAAGGAGCGCTACGATTCCGTCATCATGGTCGGGGACGGCGTCAACGATGCCCCGGCTCTTGCCAAGGCAGACATCGGCATTGCCATGGGATCGGGGACAGATGTCGCCATCGACACCGCCGACCTCGTCCTGATGAAGAATGATCTCAGTAAAATTGATCTCTCTGTCACCCTGTCCAAGCGGATGAACCGGATCATTATCCAGAATCTGATCTTCTCCATCAGCGTCATCCTCGTCCTGATCACGGCGAACTTCTTTCAGAGTCTAACCCTGCCCCTCGGGGTGATCGGTCATGAAGTCAGTACTATCCTTGTAATCCTGAACGGCCTCAGGCTGTTAAAGGGCCACTGA
- a CDS encoding HAD family hydrolase gives MAIVTVDFDGTLYQGDSFKAMFKAGKKHFGWRQWLTMGVEVVASLFVWLFQNKQAMKMRFFRGFAMTFKGMTTEEINSFFRDLAGSDWDNVNIELVEKLKEHEKRGDRLVILSGALYPFLEAFRELLDVEADIISTRLGFTKDGVCTGEIARIINGEEKVTALKAWLKKEGLEPTFGESDLYTWAYADSETDIPLFEYVHRPVVVNPDEQMMSIAREKRWPIFDEALADL, from the coding sequence ATGGCGATCGTGACCGTTGATTTTGACGGGACCCTCTATCAGGGGGATTCATTTAAGGCAATGTTCAAAGCGGGCAAGAAGCATTTCGGCTGGCGTCAATGGCTGACAATGGGTGTTGAAGTGGTCGCGTCGCTCTTTGTTTGGCTCTTTCAGAACAAGCAGGCCATGAAGATGCGTTTTTTCAGGGGCTTTGCGATGACCTTTAAGGGCATGACGACCGAAGAGATCAATTCGTTCTTCAGGGATTTGGCGGGCAGTGACTGGGACAACGTCAACATTGAACTCGTGGAGAAATTAAAAGAGCACGAAAAAAGAGGAGACAGGCTGGTGATTCTCTCCGGGGCACTCTATCCGTTTCTCGAAGCCTTCCGTGAGCTGTTGGATGTGGAGGCAGATATCATCAGTACAAGACTCGGCTTTACAAAGGACGGTGTCTGTACCGGGGAAATAGCCCGCATCATCAACGGGGAAGAAAAGGTCACCGCCCTGAAGGCCTGGCTCAAAAAAGAAGGGCTTGAACCGACCTTTGGCGAGTCGGATCTGTATACGTGGGCGTATGCGGACAGCGAAACGGACATTCCGCTGTTTGAATATGTGCACAGACCGGTTGTTGTGAATCCCGATGAACAGATGATGTCGATTGCCAGGGAAAAACGCTGGCCGATTTTTGACGAGGCACTGGCCGATTTATAA
- a CDS encoding M20/M25/M40 family metallo-hydrolase produces the protein MNHEPVFQDLEALIGELVSWDSITHTRGERDFPYRLQEKLLSLPCFQRNPERVRLHDGPDGRQSLSALYRAEQPETDQTIVLISHFDTVDTREYGALSPLAFDAVALTEKIKASDGGFADQVLHDAKSGEYLFGRGIMDMKAGLAIHLHILEKAAQEKWPVNLLLVTVHDEEGDSDGMRSMIPVLHERAKEEGLTWRLFLNGEPSFPVTETDESQYMYTGSAGKLMPAVVVKGQGTHGGEGEKGISAPFMLSYVTREMEWNPVFSETVYEEENTLPVTLSAKDMKKEYSVQTPAYMYSMFNLLILKQGPDEVMAGFRQVVEDAMAACEADWHRKIPKAKGRTIRVMTYEELAAYAEEHADPSVLAQGMQRIAADASLDLRERCMKQTEWLISLCPELGPVAVCLYVPPYYPAVNSSDSPLIQRIQRAVYEAGETNARPLTHRHYFNGISDLSYVQAVETSRMAEAYVRNMPLDDSVYHIPFREMAELDAPVFNLGPFGKDPHLVSERLHRENAFHETPRLITAVIQAVIAETD, from the coding sequence ATGAATCATGAACCGGTTTTTCAGGATCTTGAAGCGCTCATCGGTGAACTGGTGAGCTGGGACAGTATTACCCATACGAGGGGTGAACGGGATTTTCCCTACCGTCTGCAGGAAAAATTGCTTTCGCTGCCCTGTTTTCAACGGAACCCGGAGCGGGTAAGACTTCACGATGGACCGGACGGCAGGCAGAGCCTGTCTGCGTTATACCGGGCCGAACAGCCTGAGACGGATCAGACGATCGTACTCATCAGCCACTTTGATACGGTGGATACGCGGGAATACGGGGCGCTGTCCCCGCTTGCCTTCGATGCCGTCGCCCTGACTGAGAAGATCAAAGCATCGGACGGGGGATTTGCCGATCAGGTGCTTCACGATGCCAAAAGCGGTGAATACCTGTTTGGCAGAGGCATTATGGATATGAAGGCGGGACTTGCAATACATTTACATATCCTGGAGAAGGCGGCTCAGGAGAAGTGGCCGGTGAACCTGCTTCTCGTGACCGTTCATGATGAAGAAGGGGATTCAGACGGAATGCGCAGCATGATTCCGGTTCTTCATGAACGGGCTAAAGAAGAGGGGCTGACATGGCGTCTTTTCCTGAACGGGGAACCTTCGTTTCCTGTGACAGAAACAGATGAATCACAGTATATGTACACCGGTTCAGCGGGGAAACTGATGCCAGCTGTCGTCGTAAAGGGACAGGGTACTCACGGCGGAGAAGGAGAGAAGGGAATCAGTGCTCCTTTTATGCTTTCGTATGTGACCCGGGAGATGGAATGGAACCCCGTCTTCTCTGAAACCGTATACGAAGAGGAGAATACGCTTCCGGTGACGCTTTCTGCGAAGGATATGAAGAAAGAATACTCGGTCCAGACACCGGCATATATGTACAGCATGTTCAATCTTCTGATCTTGAAGCAGGGACCGGACGAAGTGATGGCCGGTTTCCGGCAGGTTGTGGAGGATGCGATGGCTGCCTGTGAGGCAGACTGGCATCGTAAAATTCCAAAAGCAAAAGGACGGACCATCAGGGTCATGACATATGAAGAATTGGCAGCTTATGCCGAGGAACATGCCGATCCTTCGGTCCTCGCACAAGGCATGCAGCGGATTGCGGCAGATGCCTCCCTTGATTTGCGGGAGCGGTGCATGAAGCAGACGGAATGGCTCATCAGCCTCTGTCCGGAGCTTGGGCCGGTGGCAGTCTGTCTGTACGTTCCGCCATACTATCCGGCGGTAAACAGCTCTGATTCCCCGCTCATTCAACGCATTCAGCGTGCGGTGTACGAGGCAGGGGAAACGAACGCACGGCCTTTGACACACCGGCATTATTTTAACGGCATCAGTGATCTGAGCTATGTTCAGGCTGTGGAAACGAGCCGGATGGCCGAGGCGTATGTGCGAAACATGCCCCTTGATGACTCGGTTTATCACATTCCCTTTCGTGAGATGGCAGAGCTTGACGCACCGGTGTTTAATCTGGGCCCGTTCGGTAAAGATCCGCATCTGGTCTCGGAGCGTCTTCACAGGGAGAATGCGTTTCATGAAACACCGCGGCTGATTACCGCCGTTATTCAGGCTGTCATAGCGGAGACGGATTAG
- a CDS encoding HD domain-containing phosphohydrolase — protein MGSNNHHANAIPQQQLADFLTYVPGAMYQYRLTPEGTGVFDYASKGIEEMFGCPAEDVMADEQKLFRYIHPEDLDDILDETKRLAREGGLWDMRFRVMHPVHGERVVQGYSRPETLDDGTVRFHGHFKDVTEEEQYKRQNEQYQKKLNDNSRLLISIFDHMPAGIWLLDKEGNVRLSNRWFQEHYQVTGEERSVCQRGDTEALESEIPIVKEETIHFSDGKPHTVKSIKLRLTNDNGDIDGVLGIGMDISDYKQVEDELFIEKETLKTTLMSMGDGVIATDEDGLVVLMNPIAERLTGYTFKEAKGQPFDKVFYIIDEHSREKHDSLVYEILKTGRTLELEKDTLLMNKYGKEIPVEDSAAPIRNSEGQVKGAVVVFRDHTAEKERIRQIEYLSFHDQLTDLYNRRFLEEELKRLNTDRNFPLSVLVMDVNGLKLMNDAFGHSKGDELLKKVAQIIRQQTRADDIIARVGGDEFTILLPKTSMKEVEIVVDRISTGLSRFKVGGMPVTASFGWEAKHRREEPTEHILKKAEEKMYRQKVENKQKLAQEAVETIMRTFFDGFPNEEEHAERVGVLAEMIGSRMGVDRLRLQELKLAGIVHDIGKVALPLEMMLKADALSDEERAEIERHPEVGYNILNAVNHYGNLSETVLAHHEWWDGSGYPKGLKGEDIPLQARIIAVAEAYEAMTTPQAYREAMREEEALRILKEQAGKQFDPKVVDEFIQIRES, from the coding sequence ATGGGTTCAAACAATCATCATGCGAATGCCATCCCCCAACAACAGCTGGCAGACTTTTTGACATACGTACCAGGAGCCATGTATCAGTATCGCCTGACACCGGAAGGAACAGGCGTATTTGACTATGCCAGTAAGGGCATAGAAGAGATGTTCGGCTGTCCGGCAGAAGACGTGATGGCGGATGAGCAGAAGCTGTTTCGGTATATTCACCCTGAGGATCTAGATGATATCCTGGATGAGACGAAGCGGCTCGCAAGGGAAGGCGGTCTCTGGGATATGCGCTTTCGGGTCATGCACCCTGTTCATGGTGAACGGGTCGTTCAGGGGTATTCCCGTCCGGAAACGCTTGACGATGGAACGGTTCGATTTCATGGGCATTTTAAGGATGTCACGGAGGAAGAACAGTATAAAAGACAAAATGAACAGTATCAGAAGAAACTCAATGACAACAGCCGTCTGTTGATATCGATTTTTGACCATATGCCTGCCGGGATTTGGCTTCTTGATAAAGAAGGCAACGTGCGTCTTTCGAACCGGTGGTTTCAGGAACACTATCAGGTAACCGGAGAGGAGCGGTCTGTCTGTCAGCGGGGTGACACGGAGGCCCTTGAGTCGGAGATTCCGATTGTGAAAGAAGAGACGATTCATTTCAGTGACGGGAAACCGCATACGGTGAAGTCCATCAAGCTGCGTCTCACCAATGATAACGGGGACATTGACGGGGTGTTGGGGATCGGTATGGACATCTCCGACTATAAACAGGTCGAAGACGAACTCTTCATTGAGAAAGAGACGCTGAAAACGACGCTCATGTCCATGGGAGACGGTGTGATCGCGACGGATGAAGACGGATTGGTTGTCCTGATGAACCCGATCGCAGAGCGGCTGACCGGGTATACGTTCAAAGAAGCAAAAGGACAGCCCTTTGATAAAGTCTTTTATATCATCGATGAGCACAGCCGTGAAAAGCACGACAGCCTCGTATATGAGATTCTGAAAACAGGACGCACTCTCGAACTCGAGAAAGATACGCTGTTGATGAATAAATACGGCAAAGAGATTCCCGTTGAGGACAGTGCCGCACCGATCCGCAACAGTGAAGGTCAGGTGAAGGGAGCCGTTGTCGTCTTCCGGGATCATACGGCGGAAAAAGAGCGGATTCGCCAGATAGAGTATCTCAGTTTTCATGATCAGCTGACGGATCTTTATAACCGGCGCTTCCTTGAAGAGGAACTGAAGCGGCTGAATACCGATCGGAATTTCCCGCTTTCGGTCCTTGTCATGGATGTCAACGGACTCAAGCTGATGAACGATGCCTTCGGTCATTCGAAGGGTGACGAGCTTTTGAAAAAGGTGGCTCAAATCATACGGCAGCAAACTCGGGCTGATGACATTATCGCGAGAGTCGGCGGGGATGAGTTTACGATTCTCCTGCCCAAGACGAGCATGAAGGAAGTGGAGATTGTTGTGGACCGGATCTCTACAGGCTTAAGCCGTTTTAAAGTCGGCGGGATGCCGGTGACGGCTTCATTTGGCTGGGAGGCAAAGCACCGCCGTGAGGAGCCGACGGAACATATTCTCAAGAAAGCAGAAGAGAAGATGTACCGTCAGAAAGTGGAGAATAAGCAGAAGCTCGCCCAGGAAGCGGTCGAGACGATCATGCGGACATTCTTTGACGGATTTCCGAACGAAGAGGAGCATGCCGAGCGGGTCGGTGTTCTTGCCGAGATGATCGGCTCACGGATGGGCGTGGACCGTCTGAGGCTGCAAGAGCTGAAACTTGCGGGAATTGTACATGATATCGGCAAAGTCGCGCTGCCCTTAGAGATGATGCTGAAGGCAGATGCCCTGTCAGATGAGGAACGTGCGGAAATCGAACGCCATCCGGAAGTGGGGTACAACATCCTGAATGCCGTCAATCACTATGGGAATCTTTCTGAGACGGTTCTCGCACACCATGAGTGGTGGGACGGAAGCGGCTATCCGAAAGGACTGAAGGGGGAGGACATTCCACTGCAGGCGAGAATCATCGCGGTTGCCGAAGCTTACGAGGCGATGACGACGCCGCAGGCATACCGGGAAGCCATGCGAGAGGAAGAGGCACTCCGGATACTGAAGGAACAGGCGGGTAAACAGTTTGATCCGAAGGTTGTAGACGAATTTATTCAAATCCGGGAATCCTGA
- a CDS encoding phosphatase PAP2 family protein, producing the protein MTITDKQFQRMYRGAALGAIAFFLLALDVYFKGLVYSLDEPVLNTLSALAPSWVVSFMAVWTDLGSVLVLTIGTLTLAAVLLTVPSLNRWLVVPLAVNMVGIAVWSTLIKGLVGRERPLLDATVDGTGFSFPSAHASGAMAFYGFLIVLVLTGRYPKRPTFIATGILGFLILSIAVSRLFLGVHYPTDMIGGLLLGFTWLLFSLYGYRRLIRKTGKAS; encoded by the coding sequence ATGACTATCACAGACAAGCAGTTTCAACGGATGTACCGCGGTGCCGCCCTCGGCGCGATCGCGTTTTTTCTCCTTGCCCTCGACGTCTATTTCAAAGGCCTTGTGTATTCCCTCGATGAACCGGTGCTGAATACCCTTTCCGCACTCGCACCCTCGTGGGTCGTCTCATTCATGGCTGTTTGGACGGATCTCGGCAGCGTCCTGGTGCTGACGATCGGGACTCTCACACTCGCTGCTGTTCTCCTTACGGTGCCGTCACTCAACCGCTGGCTCGTCGTTCCCCTTGCCGTCAACATGGTCGGTATTGCCGTCTGGTCAACGCTCATCAAAGGACTCGTCGGCCGTGAACGCCCGCTGCTCGATGCCACTGTCGACGGCACCGGCTTCAGCTTTCCGAGTGCCCATGCATCCGGTGCGATGGCCTTTTACGGCTTTCTGATTGTCCTCGTCTTGACAGGTCGCTACCCCAAAAGACCCACCTTCATCGCAACAGGGATACTGGGCTTTTTGATTCTTTCCATTGCTGTGAGCCGGCTGTTCCTTGGGGTGCATTACCCGACAGATATGATCGGCGGTCTCCTCCTTGGGTTTACCTGGCTTTTATTCAGTCTCTACGGTTATCGCAGACTGATCCGCAAGACGGGCAAAGCGTCGTGA